From Salinirubellus salinus, the proteins below share one genomic window:
- the gnd gene encoding phosphogluconate dehydrogenase (NAD(+)-dependent, decarboxylating), whose amino-acid sequence MELGVVGLGRMGRIVVDRVLEAGHDVVAFDVDPDAVEDAAAAGATPAESLDEFAESLGGAGEAKRIWLMVPAGDPVDAALDELEPHLSADDVVVDGGNSHFEDSVRRAEACPARYLDCGTSGGPAGADLGFSLMVGGPADAYDELVPVFDAVATGPAGHDRMGPAGSGHYVKMVHNGVEYALMQAYGEGFELLHEGRYDLDLEAVARTWNNGAVIRSWLLELCEEAFREEGTDLGDVADHVAGGSTGTWTVQEALEREVAVPLIYQALGERFDSRAEAKFSRRLANRLRYGFGRHEVERE is encoded by the coding sequence ATGGAACTGGGTGTCGTCGGACTGGGACGGATGGGGCGTATCGTCGTCGACAGGGTACTGGAGGCGGGCCACGACGTGGTCGCGTTCGACGTGGACCCGGACGCCGTCGAGGACGCTGCCGCGGCGGGCGCCACGCCCGCCGAGTCGCTCGACGAGTTCGCCGAGTCGCTCGGCGGTGCGGGCGAGGCGAAACGGATCTGGCTGATGGTGCCCGCCGGCGACCCGGTCGACGCCGCGCTCGACGAACTCGAACCGCACCTCTCGGCGGACGACGTGGTCGTCGACGGCGGGAACTCGCACTTCGAGGACAGCGTGCGCCGGGCCGAGGCCTGCCCCGCGCGGTACCTCGACTGCGGCACCTCCGGCGGTCCGGCGGGAGCGGACCTCGGCTTCTCGCTGATGGTCGGCGGCCCCGCGGACGCCTACGATGAACTCGTCCCCGTCTTCGACGCCGTCGCCACCGGCCCCGCCGGGCACGACCGGATGGGGCCCGCCGGCTCGGGCCACTACGTCAAGATGGTCCACAACGGCGTGGAGTACGCGCTGATGCAGGCCTACGGCGAGGGGTTCGAGCTGCTCCACGAGGGGCGCTACGACCTCGACCTCGAGGCGGTCGCCCGGACGTGGAACAACGGCGCGGTCATCCGCTCGTGGCTGCTGGAACTCTGCGAGGAGGCGTTCCGCGAGGAGGGGACGGACCTCGGCGACGTGGCCGACCACGTCGCCGGCGGCTCGACCGGCACGTGGACGGTGCAGGAGGCGCTCGAACGCGAGGTGGCGGTCCCGCTCATCTACCAGGCGCTCGGCGAGCGGTTCGACTCGCGGGCGGAGGCGAAGTTCTCGCGGCGGCTGGCCAATCGGCTGCGCTACGGCTTCGGCCGGCACGAAGTCGAGCGGGAGTAG